The Gambusia affinis linkage group LG11, SWU_Gaff_1.0, whole genome shotgun sequence genome contains a region encoding:
- the LOC122839740 gene encoding olfactory receptor 10J4-like, with translation MSAAALNVSLFVAQTSLTLGGLQQLSEHRLLFFFLFFMAFVFALCSDGLVLIVICTRHSLHKPMYVFVAALLLNSLLGGFAIYPRLLWELLWESGSVLVTLSACACQAWVVYTVGGSAFMLLGAMAFDRYVAICRPMRYAALVSPRAVAALLLFCWLLPATMVFIITLLAVCQPLCRSHINRLYCDLYSLNRLNCGGNAAQVSDVFAIFTSVATALLPVAFVLFSYSSILYVCLCRTRSFNSKALRTCLPHLLVFINYSACTAVELLQRRLQTADQPASSVLTSVLIILAQSVLNPVVYGLNMKAITGYIRRLLGSRKTD, from the coding sequence ATGTCCGCAGCGGCTTTGAACGTGTCGCTGTTCGTCGCGCAGACGTCGCTGACGCTTGGCGGCCTGCAGCAGCTGTCTGAACACCGGctgctcttcttctttctcttttttatggCTTTTGTGTTCGCGCTGTGCAGTGACGGCCTCGTGCTCATAGTGATCTGCACGCGCCACAGCCTCCATAAACCAATGTACGTGTTCGTGGCCGCGCTGCTGCTGAACTCGCTGCTGGGCGGCTTCGCGATCTACCCCCGGCTGCTGTGGGAGCTGCTGTGGGAGAGCGGCTCTGTCCTGGTGACATTGTCTGCGTGTGCGTGTCAGGCGTGGGTTGTATACACTGTGGGAGGCTCGGCCTTCATGTTGCTGGGGGCCATGGCTTTTGACCGCTACGTCGCCATCTGCCGCCCGATGCGCTACGCCGCGTTGGTGTCGCCGCGCGCGGTGGCCGCTCTGCTCCTGTTCTGTTGGCTGCTGCCCGCCACGATGGTTTTTATCATTACGCTTTTAGCCGTGTGCCAGCCGCTATGCCGCTCTCATATTAATCGGCTTTACTGTGACCTTTACAGTTTAAACAGACTCAACTGCGGCGGAAATGCGGCGCAGGTGAGCGACGTTTTCGCCATATTCACTTCTGTTGCTACTGCCCTGCTGCCCGTCGCCTTCGTACTTTTCTCTTACAGCAGCATCCTTTATGTCTGCCTGTGCCGCACACGCAGCTTTAACAGCAAAGCGTTACGCACTTGCCTGCCGCACCTGCTGGTCTTCATAAACTACAGCGCCTGCACTGcagtggagctgctgcagcgccGCCTGCAGACCGCAGACCAGCCTGCATCCTCTGTGCTCACTTCGGTTCTGATCATTCTGGCTCAGTCCGTGTTAAACCCGGTAGTGTACGGCCTGAATATGAAGGCCATCACCGGATACATCAGGCGGCTGCTAGGCAGCAGGAAAACCGATTGA